Part of the bacterium genome, GACGGATGAGCTCCTGGTAGAAGACCTCCTCTTCGACCGGGGTGATGATCTCGCCGTCCACCTCCAGAATGCGCAGATAGCGCGTGTAGAGAAGCAGCACCGGCAGCGGCTCCGAGGCCTCCCGGCCGGCCCGGGTGGGAACGAAGTAGAAGACGGCGATCTCGACACCGTCCGCCATCGGAACGTACTCCGAGTGGCGGCTCCAACCGTCGTAGGAGGCCTCGCTGTAGCCGCTGTAGCGGCCGAAGCTGGAGATCCTCTCCTGGCCCAGCGCCGCCGACGGAAGGGGAAGAGTTGCTAGAACCAGGCCGATGGTCGCCGCGAGAACCGGCCTCCTCGCGAAGTGGGGAACTCGGTATCTCATGTTTGGTCCTCCCTTTTTCCGGTTTCACTCAGGCAACGCGACATCGCAAGCGACAAACCGCAGTGACCGGACAAGCACTCAGGTAGTCGCTGGCCGCTCGTTACGCCAGCCTGTGCGAGTACGTCCCAAGAGAAGAAGTTCAAGAGAAGAAGTTCCACCCGAATCGCATGATTCCGGTGTCGTGACCTTCCTGCGAGCGGAATCTTGGCTTTCGCGGAGCTGGTTAAAGAGAGACTTCCCGTCCGACCCGTGGTGTGGATGTGGCTAGCCTTCTTTAGAGGCCTTCCTTCGTAGCAGCGGACACGGCTTCGCCTGTCGTCCCCCTCGAACCACTGTACCGGGTATGAAGACCGGTTCTTCCTACCCTGGCTCGAAGAGTGGATCGACGAACGGAGACGGCGGCGGAAAGGCCCCTTCGGGAAACGAAGCCGTTCCCGCTGCTCTCAACGTCTCACTGGCATCGAGATATGCTCCCAGAAACCAACCGTAAGCTTGCCAGAGGAGCCTTCGCTCGGTCTTCGAAGCGCAATGAGCGAAGGGCGCCGGCGAGTGCTTCGATTGGCGGGGCTTGTCGGCAGGGCGCTGTCTCAACACGGACGCGGCACCCAGCGGTTTGGTACCAGTTTGCACCCCCCGCTCGAGTGTCTCTGACTCGATCTCACGGAGGAGCTGCGCGATCAGAGCTTCTCTTTTCGAACCTGGCAGGTTCTGCAAGCACGGAAGCGGAGAGAGATGGACTCGCTCGGCCTCGACTAGTTCATCGAAAGAGAGCTCAACACCTCGTCTCCTGGCCACGAACTCCTTGGTTCGGTCAACCCAGATGCCCTCCAGGGTGTCCTCGCCCAGCTGAGCTTTCAAGGAGGAAACTCCAGGCCACTCCCGTGGGCTTGCGACGAGATTCTCTTTGGCCCCGTGGGCAAGGATGTAGCGAAGGCGCCCGATCTGGGCCCGCTCTTCCTGACTTACGAGAACCGCTTGATAGCGCCGGCTCCAGACCTTGTCCTTCCAGCCGGTGAGGCGAGCCACTTCCTTGGCGAGGTTTCCATTGAGATAGCCCATGAAACGGGCAAGTTGGAGAGCCGATCTGACCGAAAGGAGCAGGTGGTAGTGGTTGGACATGAAGATGAAGTCATGGATCTTGACTCCATAGACTCTTTGGGCACGGCCGAGAACGCCGAGTATGAGAGAGTTGAGCTGCGGGCTGGGGCGCAGGAGCAGGCGGCCCTGGATGGTGCGGGTCGTGACTTCGACGACGGAGCCTTCGGGTGGAATGAAACGGAGTCTTCGTGGCATCTCATGAGTAAGAGACGCCGAATGGGATCTGTTTCTGGCGAAAATGGTGGAACCTTCCTCGGAGGAACCTTCCTCGGGAGGGCGAAAATGGGGGAAACTTCCTCGGAGAACCTTCCTCGGAACCTTCCTCGGGGTGAACCTTCCTCCTGGGGGGTCAAGGACACTCACGACCGAAACCCGACATTGAGGCTGCTTTCCTCCGGCAGATGAGATCAGTTGTTTCTTTCTGAAGAAGCAGTTCAAGCTCACCGGTGGTTAGATCAAGAACGCAGCCCTAGCTGCCTGACTCGTGTCGGTGAGTAGAATAGCCACAGTGATCCTCAACGACTCGCGGGGCGACGGGCTTCGGATCGTAACCGGCGTTCGTCGCAATCGATCCGCATGGTTGGTGATGACGCTGCTGCTGTTCTTGTGTGGTTGTTCGAAGTGGAACTTCGGTCACCAGTTCCCGCTGCTGTTCGGTGGCCGATCGACCGTCGAGATTTCGGTCTCTTCCGACTTGAATCAGAACTCGCCACTGGCATTCGACCTCTTGGTCGTCTACGACCAGAAGCTGCTCGAGAGTCTCGAGAAGATGGACGCCGCCACCTGGTTCAAGAACCGCAAGCAGTTCCTCAAGGACCACAGCCACCAGAAGAAGGTCGAAGCCCATCACTGGGAGTGGGTGCCGGGGCAGCCGAAGCTAAAGCTCGCGCTCCACTTCAGAAAAAATGCTCGCGGCGGTGTGGCGTTCGGGAACTACCCGTCGGTGGGGGAGCACCGGATTCAGTTCAAGCCACACAAGCACATGCTCGTAACGCTCGGGGAGACGGACTTTACGCTAGTTCAGTAGGGAAGATCGGTCTTCGAGATCGCCGCTTGCCGCACAGGATCGGCTGCCAGGTGCGCATAGCATTGCGTCGAGGCGGCCTGGGTGTGACCGAGTAGTATGCCGGGAATTCTACCGGCAGAGTGCGTCCGGTAAACTGTTCGTGATGAAGATTGATGCTTTAAGGAGGACCAAAGAATGAGAGCAGCCATCTCCCCCTGGACGATGAGTGCGCTGGCACTGACAGGAGTGATCGCTGCCTGCTCCAAGGCGCCGGAGCCGTTGCAGGAAGCGAAACTCGAGACGAGTGCCGCTCATGGACAAGTGGAAAACGAAGCACCTCTAGCGGAACCGAACTCCGAAGGTTCCCTCCAGATAACGGATTTCATCCGGCTCTGGGTGGCATCAGCGGCTGGTGACGATGATGTCTACGATATTCCTGAGAGGGCCGACAAGAACGTCGCGGGCGTGCTGACCACGTTTCACAAAGTCCACCAGACGAAGGAGAGTTCCTATGCTGTCTGCGTGGACTTCGAGGACGGCGAGAACACGTATGACGTGGATTTCTTTGTTAACCGAACGGCGGACGGGCTAGTGGTAGAGGACCACTATCTCCACCAGGTCAACGGTGAGTCCATCGAGTAGGCTGCGTGCGGGCTCTACCCGCCTTCTGGCCCTCGCTCGTAAAACCTGAGCGCAGGTACCTAGTTCAAGTCCTCGCACACCTCCGGGTTTACCCCGACTTCCTCAGCCAGCCGCTCGCGTAGCTTCGACACAGCCTCGCCCCGACTCTTGCCTAGGGTGAGCACGTTCGAGTGTTGCGGCACCCAAGCCTCGTACAGGTCTGCTAGCCCGCACTGGCCAGCCAGCCCAGGACGTAGTAGCTGGAGTTGACCCGGTTTCGTGGGCAAGCACATGATCTATGGGACCGTTTGAGACCGGGTGGGGTCCCTCGACCGGGACCTTTTGAATTGAAAGAGCATCTTGAGATGAGTGTAGAGATAAGCGACGAGCTGGAGTCCGCGTCAACGCGGATACAGGGTTGTCTTTTCTTGGTGAAGCAAAGCCTAGACAGAATGAGGATCTTTGGATATGCCCGAGCAATCAACGGGTGAGGGGCAAGGCCCGGAGCGACGAACCGGCAGGGATCGTCGCTCAGGCGAAGACCGGCGCAAGAGCAAGCGCGGATCAGAAACCTGTTCCCGTTCTCGATGTTCCTGGACCGCCGCAGCGGCGGAGATCGGCGGAGCGAGAACGACCGCCGCAAGAGCTGATCGGGAGCCAGGTGCGCGTAGCGCTGCGTCGTCGCGGCCTGGGTGCGGCCGAGTAGCTCCAGTATTCGCGAGGGCGGATGCGTTGCACCGGACACCACCGCGCTACTGCGGGTCGACGCGTTGGCGAATGTGCTCGCGCAGCTGCTGGCCGCTGTGGCCCTCGAAGGCGGTGAAGCGAAGCCCCATCCCCTGGATGCCCTCGGTTTCCTGAGAAGTGTGACGGATCACCTCGGCATCGCCGGAAATGGGCTCTGGATCACCCGGCCAGTTGAACGTGAACTTGACCCAAGTCTCGGGCGGCACGAGGTTGCTGGTCGCGACTTTCATTCCGGTCGCCGAGATGTCGCGCGTCTGGACCATTCGCAGCCCGCTGGGCTTGCCCTCCATGTTCACTTCGAGCCGCGCCATGATGCGCTGGTCGGTCCGCGGCGAGGTTCTGACGAACTGGAAACACATCGACACCAGCTCGGATGTCGGAAGGCTTGCCGGCAGTACGGTCAGCCGGCCCGACTCGCCTTGCGACAGCACGCGATAGTCGTTTTCGCCGGCGATGACCACTAGGCGAGGAAGTCCGGAAGCACTCAAGCCCGCGACCAACTCGTCGAAGGTCATGTCCTCTAGCGGAAGCACGATGACCAGGAGATCAATTCCGAGCGTCTCGTGCAACGCGCAAGCGGACGCCCAAGACGGCGAGCGCAAGATCCCGACCACTCGTGGGTCTACGCCGGTTGTAAGGCCTGCCTGAAGATCCTCGCCGGCGCCGACTGTGACGATCTTCTGTTTCACGGATCACGACGTTAGCAGCGGGCGTTCCAATGCGGCAAATACGGGAGTCTCAGAATCCGGCAGCGGAGCCGCGATCTCTCCCGAGATCCTGTCCGCTGCCTGCCTCACATGATCGGCGGCGAGGTGGGCATAGCGTTGCGTTGTCGCGGCCTGCGTGTGTGTCCGAGCAGCTTGCCGATGATCGGCAGCGAGAGGCCCGCGCCGGCTCACGGCCTGCCCCTTCGGGTGGTCCCTCTATCGTCACCTCAGGCGTAATCTGGAGACGCCTCGATAACGGCACACCTGGGAAAACCCAGGGCCGCAAAGCCACGGGTCCTCGCTTCTCCGCGACGGTTGGCACCGAGCACCCGCCACGAAGACCCTAAGACCGTCCGGCTGCCGAAGGGCGGATGGGGGTCTTCTTACCCACTTGCCGAAGGGAGGCAGAGGATGGTGCGCAAAGTTCTTGTCGGTTCGGTCGCGTCGTTACTTTTGTTGTCGGCACCAACGATGGGCGCGGCGTTTCAATCTCCCGAGCCGGTTTCACCGGGGAGCCCCATTGCGGTAGGAACGA contains:
- a CDS encoding PilZ domain-containing protein — encoded protein: MKQKIVTVGAGEDLQAGLTTGVDPRVVGILRSPSWASACALHETLGIDLLVIVLPLEDMTFDELVAGLSASGLPRLVVIAGENDYRVLSQGESGRLTVLPASLPTSELVSMCFQFVRTSPRTDQRIMARLEVNMEGKPSGLRMVQTRDISATGMKVATSNLVPPETWVKFTFNWPGDPEPISGDAEVIRHTSQETEGIQGMGLRFTAFEGHSGQQLREHIRQRVDPQ